A section of the Pediococcus inopinatus genome encodes:
- a CDS encoding response regulator transcription factor produces MFSIYLLEDNLEQQAYYAKVIKNTIMINNYAMKLVCATNDVEKLESSILDQEQGLFFLDMEIGSQTDAGLKLASKIRQKMPFAQIVFITTHDELAFLTLERKIAPLDYILKDKTLEGIKSKIIEDINLARAQYVEALYHQQKLFGYRIGSRYFSVPMNELVMLYTVKERPGSVTMIAQNRQAEFPGNLNNLEEKYTNLFRCDKSYLVNLDHVTSFDAQARQLQFNQGLVCKVSFRKARDLTKLMKNHVS; encoded by the coding sequence GTGTTTTCAATCTATTTACTAGAAGATAATCTTGAACAACAAGCGTATTATGCGAAAGTTATCAAAAATACCATCATGATTAACAATTATGCAATGAAGTTGGTTTGTGCAACCAATGATGTTGAAAAGTTAGAAAGCAGTATCCTGGATCAAGAGCAGGGACTGTTCTTTTTAGATATGGAAATTGGATCGCAAACAGATGCCGGATTAAAACTAGCTAGTAAAATTCGACAAAAGATGCCCTTTGCTCAAATTGTGTTTATCACAACTCATGATGAACTGGCCTTTTTAACGTTAGAGCGAAAAATTGCACCATTGGATTATATCTTGAAAGATAAAACGCTTGAAGGTATTAAAAGTAAAATAATCGAGGATATCAATTTAGCGCGGGCTCAGTACGTTGAAGCACTGTATCATCAGCAAAAACTATTCGGCTATCGAATCGGATCGCGTTATTTTTCCGTCCCGATGAACGAATTGGTGATGCTATATACGGTTAAGGAACGACCAGGAAGTGTTACGATGATTGCCCAAAATCGGCAGGCTGAATTTCCAGGCAATCTCAATAATCTAGAAGAAAAATATACTAATTTATTTCGCTGTGATAAAAGTTATTTGGTTAATTTAGATCATGTGACAAGTTTTGATGCGCAAGCCAGACAATTACAGTTTAATCAGGGATTAGTTTGCAAGGTATCATTTCGCAAGGCCCGGGATTTGACTAAATTGATGAAAAATCATGTATCTTAA
- a CDS encoding sensor histidine kinase, with amino-acid sequence MIEFGIIEYLVENFALIFIVLSTNAYLNHNFRLKVVVLNFVVSVFCAFLSMILEDAAYLPLVLGVIIIEMIRQRKLKIDPRYINTMLISVIIQIILISISGYISTTISLWTNHFHSIKSLSSVGGVLVFQDITIDLLFTILLFIWVYRHHAWWRHLVDQIEDLGLSTRICGMLMMIYGSIQTILIISDIQNITAIIQAASIVIFMLIILLMGWQMQVFIKTYAVQQNMKDEGIRNQQLHDYLASIEQQYTELRQFKHDYQNIILSMTELVKNDDQTELREYLNELKNKKHLNGSLSKVSIGALDHLKNETLRGLIIQKFFEARKQKVELDLEIEQDDLLIEKQLVDIVRIVGVLLDNAIEQASKMPDQKVTCAVIKTDDTVEISVENSVELPFDIQTIFKLGYSSKGSNRGLGLANVKELVNQNANFYLDTQLIQQKLRITLIITGEK; translated from the coding sequence ATGATAGAATTTGGAATTATTGAGTATCTCGTTGAGAATTTTGCATTGATTTTTATTGTTTTAAGTACAAATGCTTATCTAAATCATAATTTCAGGCTGAAAGTAGTCGTTTTAAATTTTGTTGTCAGTGTTTTTTGCGCATTTTTAAGTATGATTTTGGAAGATGCTGCCTATCTACCACTAGTTTTAGGGGTAATTATTATTGAAATGATCAGGCAGAGAAAATTGAAAATTGATCCCAGATACATCAATACAATGCTAATCAGTGTCATTATTCAAATAATCTTAATCTCCATTAGTGGATACATTAGTACGACAATTTCGTTGTGGACAAACCATTTTCATTCCATTAAGTCACTTTCGAGTGTCGGTGGTGTACTGGTATTTCAGGATATAACGATTGATTTACTTTTTACCATTCTCTTATTCATTTGGGTTTATCGACATCATGCTTGGTGGCGTCATTTGGTGGATCAGATTGAAGATTTAGGATTATCCACCCGGATTTGTGGGATGTTAATGATGATTTATGGTTCTATTCAAACGATTTTGATTATTAGCGATATTCAAAACATTACGGCGATCATTCAGGCAGCTAGTATTGTAATTTTTATGCTAATTATTCTTTTGATGGGTTGGCAAATGCAGGTTTTTATCAAAACGTATGCTGTGCAACAGAATATGAAGGATGAAGGAATCAGAAATCAGCAATTACATGATTATTTGGCTAGTATCGAACAGCAGTATACCGAGTTGCGTCAATTTAAGCACGATTATCAGAATATTATACTTTCAATGACGGAACTGGTGAAAAACGATGATCAAACAGAATTGCGGGAGTATTTAAACGAATTAAAAAATAAAAAGCATTTAAATGGTTCGCTAAGTAAAGTTAGTATTGGTGCGCTGGATCATCTAAAAAATGAAACTCTGCGTGGATTGATCATTCAGAAATTTTTTGAAGCACGCAAACAAAAAGTTGAATTAGATTTGGAAATTGAACAAGATGATCTCTTGATCGAAAAACAACTTGTCGATATTGTTAGGATTGTGGGTGTCTTGCTGGATAATGCAATTGAACAGGCTAGTAAAATGCCCGATCAGAAGGTGACCTGTGCGGTTATTAAAACAGATGATACAGTTGAAATTTCAGTGGAAAATTCTGTTGAATTACCGTTTGATATTCAAACTATTTTCAAGTTGGGTTATTCCTCAAAAGGATCAAATCGAGGCTTGGGTCTGGCAAATGTCAAAGAGTTGGTTAATCAAAATGCAAACTTTTATTTGGACACACAGTTGATACAACAAAAGCTGCGGATCACTTTAATTATTACGGGGGAGAAATAA
- a CDS encoding PHP domain-containing protein: MDYYDQHVHTDFSFDSDEKMAAYLKLAGDNFVSTEHLDFKAKDDKSGDDLLDYDAYSREINRLEKETGKHIFKGVEIGYFAGREKEMHAYLKQHDFDIKLLSFHRSAEYDFSDSMVSTMDPLMVTDKYYRLMWKGINAFHDADVLAHFDYGVRNLNLTSGMFETTAGVLLANILKLAVRYNMAFELNTTSMYKYHNIGLYDYAVEIYKQLGGKRFTIGSDAHDSNQYMRNYENAVDMLKAHDIHHVNVYRKNAMIIVPLDDVDEGIKY; this comes from the coding sequence ATGGATTATTATGATCAACATGTACATACAGACTTTTCATTTGATTCAGATGAAAAAATGGCTGCATATTTAAAACTCGCTGGTGACAATTTTGTTAGCACTGAGCATTTAGATTTCAAAGCAAAAGACGACAAAAGCGGGGATGACCTGCTTGATTATGACGCCTACTCGCGTGAGATTAATCGTTTAGAAAAAGAAACTGGGAAACACATTTTTAAGGGTGTGGAGATCGGTTACTTTGCCGGACGTGAAAAAGAGATGCATGCTTATCTAAAACAACACGATTTTGACATTAAATTGTTGAGTTTCCACCGAAGTGCTGAGTATGATTTTAGTGACAGTATGGTATCGACGATGGATCCATTGATGGTCACGGACAAATACTATCGGTTAATGTGGAAGGGCATTAATGCTTTTCACGATGCTGATGTGTTAGCCCACTTTGATTATGGTGTGCGTAACCTTAATTTAACTTCAGGGATGTTTGAAACAACGGCCGGTGTGTTGTTAGCTAACATTTTGAAGTTAGCTGTCCGTTATAATATGGCGTTTGAGTTGAATACCACTAGCATGTATAAGTATCATAATATCGGGTTGTATGATTATGCAGTTGAAATTTACAAACAACTTGGTGGCAAACGATTCACAATTGGCTCAGATGCACATGATAGTAATCAGTATATGCGTAACTATGAAAATGCGGTTGATATGTTGAAGGCTCATGATATTCATCATGTAAATGTTTATCGCAAGAACGCAATGATCATTGTGCCGTTGGATGATGTAGACGAAGGAATTAAGTACTAA
- a CDS encoding RrF2 family transcriptional regulator, translating into MKLDFSVAVHSLFYLEENNPRKIASRELAASLDLNAVVIRNILSVLHKKGYIEGSVGKNGGYQLKRALADINVGELYDLTIPPTISYARFITGKSEGVNQADPISDNMSETLTDLFTLADDQYRSFYHRFTLADLKQDLYHHGYFKQLVKKNDK; encoded by the coding sequence ATGAAATTGGATTTTTCAGTTGCGGTGCACAGTTTGTTTTACTTGGAAGAGAACAATCCACGAAAGATTGCTAGCCGAGAATTAGCCGCTTCGTTGGATCTAAACGCCGTGGTCATTCGTAACATTTTATCCGTCCTCCATAAAAAAGGGTACATTGAGGGATCAGTAGGAAAGAATGGCGGTTATCAGTTAAAAAGAGCACTAGCAGATATTAATGTGGGTGAATTATATGACCTGACGATTCCGCCTACAATAAGTTATGCGCGGTTCATCACGGGAAAATCTGAAGGGGTCAATCAGGCAGATCCTATTTCTGATAATATGTCAGAAACACTAACCGATTTGTTTACTCTTGCAGATGATCAGTATCGCTCGTTCTATCATCGCTTTACCTTAGCGGACCTGAAACAAGATTTATATCATCATGGATATTTTAAACAATTAGTCAAAAAAAATGATAAGTGA
- a CDS encoding ROK family protein, with protein MKYYIGLDIGGTTITYGLVDETGKILEKDAVKTSIKGEEILKNIATIVNKFTAEKTITAIGVSAPGIVQKDGFMTTGGAIKDFFGINLKQEIEKRTHITTTVENDANAAAFAEQWKGNAVGFHSYYCMVVGTGIGGGIVINDQIYRGGHGMAGELGMMSVMNVNNDQNLELNSLSFTGATVFGLLNYYNKHSGKPEVTDARVVYDLADKNDKMALESLDFFYTALAKGIINLMVAIDPEIVLIGGGISANPKFIDGLHAKIADMKARNSDVRDLTFAEVKPAKLRNDAGIIGAVYRAIQAGK; from the coding sequence ATGAAATATTATATTGGACTCGATATTGGTGGCACGACGATTACATATGGCCTAGTTGATGAAACTGGCAAAATCCTTGAAAAAGATGCGGTTAAAACCAGCATTAAAGGTGAAGAGATCCTCAAAAACATTGCCACAATTGTTAATAAATTTACAGCAGAAAAAACCATTACTGCGATTGGTGTGAGTGCCCCTGGGATTGTTCAAAAAGATGGTTTCATGACCACTGGTGGCGCAATTAAAGATTTCTTCGGGATTAACCTGAAACAAGAAATTGAAAAACGCACCCATATTACGACAACCGTTGAAAATGACGCCAATGCGGCGGCCTTTGCGGAACAGTGGAAAGGCAATGCGGTTGGTTTTCATAGTTATTATTGCATGGTTGTCGGCACTGGAATTGGTGGCGGGATCGTCATTAACGACCAAATTTACCGTGGTGGTCACGGAATGGCTGGCGAGTTAGGGATGATGTCCGTCATGAATGTGAATAACGATCAAAATCTGGAGCTTAACAGTTTGAGTTTTACTGGTGCAACTGTGTTTGGTCTTTTAAATTACTACAACAAGCATAGCGGCAAACCAGAAGTGACTGATGCGCGTGTTGTCTATGATTTGGCAGATAAGAACGACAAAATGGCGCTTGAAAGCCTAGACTTCTTCTATACGGCCCTCGCTAAAGGGATTATTAATTTGATGGTGGCAATTGACCCAGAAATTGTCTTAATTGGTGGTGGCATTTCTGCTAATCCGAAATTTATTGATGGTTTGCATGCTAAAATTGCGGATATGAAAGCCCGTAATTCAGATGTCCGCGATTTGACCTTTGCGGAAGTGAAACCTGCTAAACTACGAAATGATGCTGGTATAATCGGGGCTGTTTACCGCGCAATTCAGGCTGGCAAATAG
- a CDS encoding 6-phospho-beta-glucosidase: MSKLKDGFLWGGAVAAHQLEGGWQEGGKGVSVADVMTAGANGVPREITDGVLPGKNYPNHDGIDFYHRYKEDVKLFAEMGFKCFRTSIAWTRIFPNGDEDKPNEAGLRFYDALFDECHKYGIEPVITLAHFEMPYHLIKEYGGFTNRKVIDFYMNFAETCFKRYKNKVKYWMTFNEIDNQSDFNSEFSVATNSGILFSNVKKEDREAAMYQAAHYELVASAKAVKVGHEINPDFQIGCMINMTPIYPLNADPKNIMLAERMMQRRYWFSDVHANGAYPNNIETYLKRKGYRKDITDEDREILKQGTVDYIGLSYYNSMTVKADGIDLDGDINPEEPVTKNTTLETSEWDWPIDPVGLRYSLNWLTDRYHLPLFIVENGLGARDKVEADGSIHDPYRVDYLRAHIAEMEKAVALDGVDLMGYTPWGCIDLVSAGTGQMSKRYGFIYVDKDDDGKGTLDRSKKDSFDWYKKVIASNGEDLK, encoded by the coding sequence ATGAGTAAATTAAAGGATGGCTTTTTATGGGGCGGCGCAGTTGCAGCTCACCAACTAGAAGGTGGTTGGCAAGAAGGCGGCAAAGGTGTCAGTGTCGCAGATGTGATGACGGCAGGAGCTAATGGCGTGCCGCGTGAAATCACGGATGGTGTGTTGCCTGGAAAGAACTATCCTAATCATGATGGCATCGATTTCTATCATCGTTACAAGGAAGACGTAAAGTTATTCGCGGAAATGGGCTTTAAGTGTTTCCGAACATCGATTGCTTGGACGCGAATCTTTCCAAATGGGGATGAAGATAAGCCAAATGAAGCAGGATTGAGATTTTACGACGCCTTATTTGATGAATGCCATAAATACGGTATTGAACCAGTTATTACCTTGGCTCACTTTGAAATGCCATATCATCTTATTAAAGAGTATGGTGGTTTCACAAATCGTAAAGTGATCGATTTTTACATGAACTTTGCGGAAACTTGTTTCAAACGTTATAAGAACAAAGTGAAATACTGGATGACATTTAATGAAATTGATAACCAAAGTGATTTCAACAGTGAATTTTCAGTTGCCACAAACTCAGGAATTTTGTTTAGCAATGTAAAAAAAGAAGACCGCGAAGCTGCTATGTATCAGGCTGCCCATTATGAGTTAGTCGCAAGTGCTAAAGCAGTTAAAGTGGGTCATGAAATTAATCCTGATTTCCAAATTGGTTGCATGATTAACATGACGCCAATTTATCCATTGAATGCCGATCCAAAGAATATTATGTTGGCAGAACGCATGATGCAACGTCGTTATTGGTTCTCTGATGTGCATGCAAATGGTGCTTATCCAAATAACATTGAGACATATTTGAAACGTAAGGGATACCGTAAAGATATTACCGATGAAGATCGTGAAATCTTGAAACAAGGCACCGTTGATTATATTGGTTTAAGTTACTACAATTCGATGACTGTTAAAGCAGATGGCATCGACTTAGATGGTGATATTAATCCTGAAGAGCCGGTCACCAAGAATACAACTTTGGAAACTAGCGAATGGGATTGGCCAATTGATCCAGTTGGCTTACGTTACTCTCTAAACTGGTTGACGGACCGTTATCATTTGCCATTATTCATCGTCGAAAATGGGTTAGGTGCCCGTGATAAAGTTGAAGCGGATGGTAGCATTCATGATCCATATCGTGTAGATTACTTGCGTGCCCACATTGCCGAAATGGAAAAGGCTGTGGCTCTCGATGGTGTTGATTTAATGGGTTACACACCATGGGGTTGCATTGATCTTGTTTCTGCCGGAACAGGCCAGATGTCCAAACGTTATGGCTTCATCTATGTTGATAAAGATGATGACGGTAAAGGGACATTGGATCGTTCTAAGAAGGATTCGTTTGATTGGTATAAGAAAGTAATTGCCAGCAATGGTGAGGACTTGAAATAA
- a CDS encoding PTS sugar transporter subunit IIC — MNDWINNKLLPPIMKFVNTKAITALKNGMLVSLPFIMVGSIFLLLSAFPLPAVATFMDNTGLTPYWTQAYNASFGILAVFAVVGIAYNWVKDDGFEPLPAGMTALVSFFLIMRPTTAVMNAAGKTVVSATQAPTMLTGFIDRTWLGGQGMIAAIIIGLLTGWIYSWFIKHHITIKLPEQVPPAVAESFVALIPAFVIITGWLIVYMLFDATAHTTMTQWIYQTIQTPLQGLTDSFGGVLIISLLIPFFWFFGVHGAVIVSGIMTPILTANSLQNAAIFKAHGVVTAANGGHVFVQSLLDQFGTVTGSGMTIGLVFFMAFMAKSAQMKSIGRLSFLPGLFNINEPVLFGVPIVMNPLLIIPFMFMPAISMGSTYWLIKLGVIPYFTGVQVPWTTPPILSGLLVGGWKMMIWQAVVLVLSFFVYLPFAHKQDQILYGQEQAALDSEAHTKEAEAAATTEHATD; from the coding sequence ATGAACGATTGGATTAACAACAAACTTCTGCCACCAATTATGAAGTTTGTTAATACAAAAGCGATCACGGCTTTAAAGAATGGGATGTTAGTCAGTTTACCATTCATTATGGTCGGATCAATCTTCTTACTGCTAAGTGCATTTCCATTACCAGCAGTTGCCACTTTCATGGATAATACTGGTTTAACGCCTTACTGGACACAAGCATACAATGCTTCATTTGGGATCTTAGCCGTCTTTGCCGTAGTTGGGATTGCGTACAACTGGGTAAAAGATGATGGGTTTGAACCACTTCCAGCCGGGATGACCGCGTTGGTAAGTTTCTTCCTTATCATGCGTCCTACAACAGCTGTTATGAACGCAGCTGGTAAAACAGTTGTTTCAGCTACACAAGCTCCTACAATGTTAACTGGATTTATCGATCGGACTTGGCTTGGTGGTCAAGGAATGATCGCTGCTATCATTATTGGATTATTAACTGGTTGGATTTACTCATGGTTTATCAAGCATCATATTACAATTAAATTACCAGAGCAGGTTCCACCAGCAGTTGCAGAATCATTTGTCGCTTTAATCCCTGCATTTGTAATCATTACTGGTTGGTTGATTGTATACATGCTCTTTGATGCAACAGCTCACACAACAATGACACAGTGGATTTACCAAACCATCCAAACACCTTTACAAGGATTAACAGATTCATTTGGTGGAGTTTTGATTATTTCACTATTGATTCCATTCTTCTGGTTCTTTGGTGTTCATGGCGCGGTTATTGTCAGTGGTATTATGACACCAATCCTGACTGCTAACAGTTTACAAAATGCCGCAATCTTTAAAGCACACGGTGTTGTTACTGCCGCAAACGGTGGCCATGTCTTTGTTCAATCACTACTTGATCAATTTGGTACCGTAACTGGTTCTGGGATGACAATTGGATTAGTCTTCTTCATGGCGTTTATGGCCAAATCAGCTCAAATGAAGAGTATTGGTCGTTTGTCATTCTTACCAGGGCTTTTCAACATTAACGAACCTGTTTTATTCGGGGTTCCAATTGTTATGAACCCACTTTTAATCATTCCATTTATGTTTATGCCTGCAATTTCAATGGGCTCCACATACTGGTTAATTAAATTAGGTGTTATTCCATACTTCACAGGTGTTCAAGTTCCATGGACCACCCCACCAATTCTTTCTGGTTTGTTAGTCGGTGGTTGGAAGATGATGATTTGGCAAGCAGTTGTCTTAGTATTATCATTCTTCGTATACTTACCATTCGCTCACAAGCAAGATCAAATCTTGTATGGACAAGAACAAGCTGCTTTGGACTCAGAAGCACATACTAAAGAAGCTGAAGCTGCTGCAACAACAGAACACGCAACAGACTAG
- a CDS encoding SDR family oxidoreductase, whose protein sequence is MKVFVIGAHGQIGQLLVKQLLANGDEVVAGIRDDKQSDFFKDQGAETRHYDLNEQPEELAKSLSDVDAIVFSAGSGGKTGDDQTLLIDLDGAVKSMEAAEKAGTKRFVLVSAMNAEDRTRWTAIKPYYVAKHYADLYLKDETNLDYTIVKPGALTNDAGKGGIVLDQQTGKIAREDVAAVLVSVLHNPETIKKEFAVSSGETPISDAVKQL, encoded by the coding sequence ATGAAAGTATTTGTAATTGGCGCACATGGTCAAATCGGGCAACTCTTAGTCAAACAATTGTTGGCAAACGGTGATGAAGTAGTAGCCGGAATTCGTGACGATAAACAGAGTGACTTTTTTAAAGATCAGGGTGCAGAAACCCGGCACTATGATTTAAATGAACAGCCGGAAGAACTGGCAAAGTCCTTATCTGATGTTGATGCGATTGTGTTTAGTGCTGGATCTGGTGGTAAAACCGGTGATGACCAGACGCTTTTGATTGATCTAGATGGTGCTGTTAAGAGCATGGAAGCCGCTGAAAAAGCCGGCACCAAACGTTTTGTCTTAGTGAGTGCCATGAATGCCGAAGATCGTACGCGTTGGACGGCCATCAAACCGTATTATGTTGCGAAACATTACGCCGATTTATATTTAAAGGATGAAACGAATTTAGATTACACAATTGTAAAACCTGGTGCGTTAACAAATGATGCTGGTAAAGGTGGCATTGTTTTGGATCAGCAAACTGGTAAAATTGCGCGTGAAGATGTGGCAGCTGTCCTCGTTTCGGTTCTTCATAATCCGGAGACAATCAAAAAAGAATTTGCAGTTAGCAGTGGAGAAACGCCAATTAGTGATGCAGTAAAGCAGCTCTAA
- a CDS encoding alpha/beta hydrolase, with amino-acid sequence MKQKLVRGFLLLIVLLIGVTVYWQHRDTPLNHVKVTGDNTATIFIPGYKGGAHTFNGMIHRLDHKNLAHAALKVNIDTRGQAHIQRKGVLTNNPLIQLTFTDNTDPQKQMQFLPAFMKELKTVYHIKKVNFVAHSMGGSVVLRYLENKQAQTNQYPTVNKFVAIGTPFGYITPDNGLAITAANIPANLKILNIAGDLNHTGTDTAVPLKSNENLKTIVNGHVASYRHVTITGNRGQAQHSALHENPQVDKLVAEFLWN; translated from the coding sequence ATGAAACAAAAGTTAGTTCGCGGCTTCCTTTTACTTATCGTTCTTCTAATTGGGGTAACTGTTTATTGGCAGCATCGTGATACACCGCTAAATCATGTCAAAGTCACTGGTGATAACACAGCAACTATTTTTATTCCCGGCTATAAAGGCGGTGCCCATACTTTTAATGGTATGATTCACCGCTTAGATCATAAAAATTTAGCTCATGCAGCTTTAAAAGTGAATATTGATACTCGCGGCCAAGCCCATATTCAAAGAAAGGGTGTGCTGACCAATAATCCACTCATTCAATTAACCTTCACGGACAATACAGATCCTCAAAAACAAATGCAGTTTCTACCAGCCTTCATGAAAGAACTAAAAACTGTTTACCACATTAAGAAAGTTAATTTTGTTGCCCATTCAATGGGTGGCAGTGTGGTGTTGCGGTATTTGGAAAACAAACAGGCCCAAACCAACCAATATCCAACGGTTAATAAATTTGTCGCCATCGGAACGCCGTTTGGCTATATCACACCCGACAATGGCTTGGCAATTACCGCCGCCAATATTCCAGCCAATCTTAAAATTCTCAACATTGCGGGTGACTTGAATCACACCGGTACTGATACTGCAGTCCCCTTGAAAAGCAATGAGAATCTAAAAACAATTGTGAATGGCCATGTAGCAAGTTACCGCCACGTCACAATTACAGGTAACCGCGGCCAGGCGCAACATAGTGCTCTCCATGAAAATCCCCAAGTAGATAAATTAGTGGCCGAATTTTTGTGGAACTAA
- a CDS encoding MgtC/SapB family protein, translating to MSISTQFDLILRVLIAGACGFAIGYERDARAKTAGLRTHIIIAVGSALMMIVSKYGFMDLLGNKGIGLDPSRIAAQIVSGIGFIGAGTIIVKHEDVNGLTTATGLWTTAGVGMAIGARMYIVGIFSALLVLATQIMLHRDLSWLHLPYYSEVRLRVQVGDHNVSMIQKRLEKNDITVASVHVRKAETQDTVRMTIQYPESFNKEKITEILEAIPEIVEIEIY from the coding sequence ATGTCAATTTCTACACAATTTGATTTGATTTTACGTGTATTAATTGCAGGTGCTTGTGGGTTTGCGATTGGATATGAGCGTGATGCGCGCGCCAAAACTGCCGGGCTGCGGACACACATCATTATTGCAGTTGGTTCAGCATTAATGATGATTGTATCTAAATATGGTTTCATGGATTTGCTGGGAAATAAAGGAATTGGACTAGATCCGTCCCGGATTGCGGCTCAGATTGTGAGCGGGATTGGGTTTATTGGCGCCGGCACTATCATTGTAAAACACGAAGATGTTAACGGCCTAACCACTGCGACTGGGCTATGGACGACGGCTGGCGTCGGGATGGCAATTGGGGCTCGCATGTACATTGTGGGAATTTTCTCTGCACTACTGGTTTTGGCTACCCAAATTATGTTGCACCGTGATTTGAGCTGGCTGCATTTACCCTATTATAGTGAAGTCAGGCTGAGGGTGCAGGTTGGTGATCATAACGTCTCGATGATCCAAAAGCGACTTGAAAAAAATGACATAACTGTAGCGAGTGTGCACGTTAGAAAAGCAGAGACCCAGGATACTGTGCGCATGACCATTCAATATCCAGAGTCGTTTAATAAAGAAAAAATAACTGAAATTTTGGAAGCTATCCCAGAAATTGTGGAGATTGAAATTTATTGA
- a CDS encoding thioredoxin family protein, with protein sequence MDAQEQQLTDQEILDTIKTGKKMLFFTAGWCPDCSFIKPVMPEIEAEYNQYDWVTVDRDANIKIAQQFGVMGIPSFIALEDGEEIGRFVNGARKTRQEVEDFVDSIGK encoded by the coding sequence ATGGATGCACAAGAACAACAATTAACGGATCAAGAAATCCTTGATACGATTAAGACTGGTAAAAAAATGCTGTTTTTCACAGCTGGATGGTGTCCTGATTGCTCATTCATTAAGCCTGTAATGCCAGAAATTGAAGCTGAATACAACCAATATGATTGGGTAACAGTGGACCGTGATGCTAATATCAAGATTGCACAACAATTTGGTGTTATGGGAATTCCAAGTTTCATTGCCTTAGAAGACGGTGAAGAAATTGGCCGCTTTGTGAATGGCGCTCGAAAGACTCGTCAAGAAGTAGAGGATTTTGTAGATAGTATCGGCAAATAA
- a CDS encoding aldo/keto reductase, with the protein MVENVKIGKTNVMATPLGLGTNAVGGHNLFPNLNDEDGIQIVKTALDHGVNFLDTAYAYGFGRSEELIGRAIQGYDRKKIVIATKAAQTPGHPDQLNNSPEFLKQAVEDALKRLQTDYIDIFYIHFPDGKTPLNEAVKALEEKRQEGKIKAIGISNVSLDQVKEANKDGLVDIVENQYSLLHRDAEKELMPYLKANQISFVPFFPLASGLLTGKYSSSVSFESDDIRHSNPDFQGQRFVDIVKRVQQLQPMADKHQSTIAQIVLAWYIKNPDVSVVIPGAKKAKQVAANADAQKVTLSKEEYGTINSLFKDL; encoded by the coding sequence ATGGTAGAAAATGTAAAAATTGGTAAGACAAATGTGATGGCGACACCACTTGGATTAGGAACAAACGCGGTCGGTGGCCATAATCTATTTCCTAATTTGAATGACGAGGATGGTATTCAAATTGTCAAAACAGCTTTAGATCATGGTGTTAATTTCTTAGACACGGCCTATGCGTATGGTTTCGGCCGATCAGAAGAGTTAATTGGTAGAGCAATTCAGGGATATGATCGTAAAAAAATTGTGATTGCGACCAAAGCAGCACAGACTCCCGGTCATCCAGATCAATTGAATAATTCGCCGGAGTTTCTCAAACAAGCAGTTGAGGATGCACTAAAAAGGCTTCAAACAGATTATATTGATATTTTCTATATTCATTTTCCAGATGGAAAGACACCGTTAAATGAAGCTGTTAAAGCTTTGGAAGAAAAACGTCAAGAAGGAAAAATTAAGGCAATTGGGATCTCCAATGTGTCTCTTGATCAAGTAAAAGAGGCTAATAAAGATGGTTTAGTTGATATTGTTGAAAATCAGTATAGTTTACTTCATCGAGATGCAGAAAAAGAACTCATGCCTTATTTAAAAGCAAACCAAATCTCGTTTGTACCATTTTTCCCACTCGCTTCCGGATTACTAACTGGTAAGTATTCAAGCAGTGTTTCGTTTGAATCGGATGATATTCGACATAGCAATCCAGATTTTCAAGGGCAACGTTTTGTAGACATCGTAAAACGGGTACAGCAGTTGCAACCTATGGCGGACAAGCATCAAAGTACGATTGCTCAAATTGTTTTGGCGTGGTATATTAAAAATCCGGATGTTTCTGTGGTTATTCCAGGAGCTAAAAAAGCTAAACAAGTTGCCGCTAATGCGGATGCGCAAAAAGTTACCCTATCTAAAGAAGAATATGGTACAATAAATTCATTGTTTAAGGACTTATAA